In Rattus norvegicus strain BN/NHsdMcwi chromosome 1, GRCr8, whole genome shotgun sequence, a genomic segment contains:
- the Or56b1 gene encoding olfactory receptor Olr158 has product MSESLKDFNSSNFQVSEFILLGFPGIHSWQHWLSLPLSLLYLSAIGTNVVILLIISQDPSLKQPMYLFLGILSVVDMGLATTIMPKILAIFWFDAKVISLPECFAQMYAIHCFVGMESGIFLCMAFDRYVAICYPLRYSSIITNSLILKATLFMVLRNGLGVIPVPVLAAQRNYCLRNEIDHCLCSNLGVTSLACDDRRPNSICQLTLAWFGMGSDLGLIILSYTLILRSVLRLNSAEAVSKALNTCSSHLILILFFYTVVVVISITHLAETKANFIPVLLNVMHNIIPPSLNPMVYALRTRELRRGFQKVLCRDLQKK; this is encoded by the coding sequence ATGTCTGAATCTCTCAAAGACTTCAATAGTTCCAACTTCCAGGTGTCTGAGTTCATCCTTCTGGGATTCCCGGGCATACACAGCTGGCAGCACTGGCTTTCCCTACCATTGAGCCTGCTTTATCTCTCAGCAATAGGGACAAACGTGGTCATTCTCCTCATCATCTCTCAGGATCCTTCCCTGAAGCAGCCCATGTACCTTTTCTTGGGCATCCTCTCTGTGGTGGACATGGGCCTTGCCACCACCATCATGCCTAAGATCCTGGCCATCTTCTGGTTTGATGCCAAGGTCATTAGCCTTCCTGAGTGTTTTGCTCAGATGTATGCCATTCACTGCTTTGTAGGCATGGAGTCTGGTATCTTCCTCTGCATGGCTTTTGATAGATATGTAGCTATTTGCTATCCTCTCCGCTATTCATCAATAATTACCAATTCCTTGATCTTAAAAGCCACACTGTTTATGGTGCTGAGAAATGGCTTAGGTGTTATTCCAGTGCCTGTGCTTGCAGCCCAGAGGAATTATTGTTTGAGAAATGAAATTGATCATTGCCTGTGCTCTAACCTTGGAGTAACAAGCCTGGCTTGTGATGACAGGAGGCCGAATAGCATTTGCCAGTTAACCCTGGCATGGTTTGGAATGGGGAGTGACCTGGGTCTCATAATATTGTCATATACTTTGATTCTGCGCTCTGTTCTCAGACTCAATTCAGCTGAAGCTGTGTCGAAGGCTCTGAACACTTGTAGCTCCcacctcatcctcatcctcttcttctacACTGTTGTGGTAGTGATTTCAATAACTCACTTGGCAGAGACCAAGGCCAACTTCATCCCAGTTTTGCTCAATGTGATGCACAATATCATCCCTCCTTCACTCAATCCTATGGTATATGCACTTAGGACCAGAGAACTTAGGCGGGGCTTCCAAAAGGTGCTTTGTCGGGatttacaaaagaaataa
- the Or52n4 gene encoding olfactory receptor Olr159, whose product MSAQNNTDLTPASFVLNGIPGLEDMHIWISFPFCSMYAVAMMGNCGLLYLIFFEDSLHRPMYYFLAMLSLTDLVMCSSTIPKALCIFWFHLKEIGFDDCLVQMFFTHTFTGMESGVLMLMALDRYVAICYPLRYSTILTNAIIAKIGFATFLRGVLLIIPFTFLTKRLPYCRGNIIHHTYCDHMSVAKLSCGNVKVNAIYGLMVALLIGGFDILCITVSYTMILRAVVSLSSADARQKAFSTCTAHICAIVFSYSPAFFSFFSHRFGGHTIPPSCHIIVANIYLLLPPTMNPVVYGVKTKQIRDCVIRILSGSKDFKAHSI is encoded by the coding sequence ATGTCAGCGCAGAATAACACAGATCTGACTCCAGCTTCCTTTGTTCTGAATGGGATCCCCGGCTTGGAAGACATGCACATCTGGATTTCCTTCCCATTCTGTTCCATGTATGCAGTGGCTATGATGGGCAACTGTGGACTCCTCTATCTCATCTTCTTTGAGGACTCCTTACATAGACCCATGTACTACTTTTTAGCAATGCTTTCTCTAACGGACCTTGTCATGTGCTCCAGTACAATCCCTAAAGCCCTCTGCATCTTCTGGTTTCATCTGAAAGAAATTGGATTTGATGACTGTCTTGTACAGATGTTCTTTACCCATACCTTTACGGGGATGGAGTCTGGGGTGCTCATGCTCATGGCTCTGGACCGCTATGTAGCCATCTGCTACCCTCTACGTTACTCCACCATTCTCACCAATGCTATCATTGCCAAGATTGGGTTTGCCACCTTCCTAAGAGGGGTGCTGCTAATTATTCCATTCACATTTCTCACCAAGCGCCTACCCTACTGCCGAGGCAATATAATACACCATACCTACTGTGACCACATGTCCGTAGCCAAGTTGTCCTGTGGCAATGTCAAGGTGAATGCCATTTATGGCCTGATGGTTGCTCTCTTGATTGGAGGCTTTGACATTCTGTGCATCACGGTCTCCTACACCATGATCCTGAGGGCAGTGGTCAGCTTATCCTCAGCAGATGCTAGGCAGAAAGCCTTCAGCACCTGCACTGCCCACATCTGTGCCATTGTTTTCTCCTATAGCCcagccttcttttcctttttttcccaccGCTTTGGGGGGCACACCATCCCTCCATCTTGTCACATCATTGTGGCTAATATTtatctgcttttgcctcccactATGAACCCTGTTGTCTATGGAGTGAAAACCAAGCAAATACGAGATTGTGTCATAAGGATTCTTTCAGGGTCGAAGGATTTCAAAGCTCACAGTATATAA